One window from the genome of Leuconostoc suionicum encodes:
- a CDS encoding DUF2316 family protein: MAQDLHTEPSRVQDILKLNHVMLEDARILKNYLSRVLFREGKKELHTLR; this comes from the coding sequence ATTGCGCAAGATTTACATACAGAGCCATCTCGGGTTCAAGATATTTTAAAATTAAACCATGTTATGTTAGAAGATGCACGGATTCTCAAAAATTATTTAAGTCGGGTACTTTTTAGAGAAGGTAAGAAGGAATTGCATACACTAAGGTAA